The following proteins come from a genomic window of Lytechinus pictus isolate F3 Inbred chromosome 1, Lp3.0, whole genome shotgun sequence:
- the LOC129260479 gene encoding serine/threonine-protein phosphatase 1 regulatory subunit 10-like, producing MELKATVIVAILAALAMSANARRGDRGGMGPGRERGEGRFGGRPDGVPMGGPRRGGGGMMDGRRFDGPGLGLGAPQRDQRRQFGGPMVGGRRSDGPFRGSRPEGVGRPFFGQDGTRRDGGEEETADASKESKSIFDRFGLGPLFRGQSRDRGRLQDQGGQHNDNSEEDGGHRHHHHRYHPHHHHHRHNHTEGQRPHNKTGNYPHRHHNKTGDGDWDGPRFQMRPFRFFKNWPFGRHNRTEEGSHGHDGRRHPFGKFPGRWGSHESEEEEEEQQQQQESTTRENATPSSPSDVITPSSQPEVIEIAINDNEIDTNVIGQL from the coding sequence CTAATGCACGAAGAGGTGATCGTGGAGGTATGGGGccagggagagagaggggagagggtCGTTTCGGAGGAAGACCTGACGGAGTGCCAATGGGAGGGCCAAGGCGAGGAGGTGGTGGAATGATGGATGGAAGGAGGTTTGATGGCCCCGGGTTGGGGCTTGGTGCCCCTCAGAGGGACCAACGAAGACAATTTGGTGGTCCGATGGTTGGTGGAAGAAGATCTGACGGTCCTTTCCGTGGCTCCAGACCTGAAGGAGTTGGAAGACCTTTCTTCGGTCAAGACGGAACCAGACGTGATGGTGGAGAAGAAGAAACCGCAGATGCCTCCAAAGAGTCTAAATCAATCTTTGATCGTTTTGGACTCGGTCCGCTTTTTAGAGGACAATCACGAGATCGGGGTCGTCTTCAGGATCAAGGAGGTCAGCATAACGACAACAGCGAAGAGGATGGAggtcatcgtcaccatcaccatcgctaccacccccaccatcatcaccaccgtcatAATCATACTGAAGGCCAACGCCCTCACAACAAGACGGGAAATTACCCACATCGTCATCACAACAAGACCGGAGACGGGGATTGGGACGGACCAAGATTCCAGATGAGGCCTTTCCGGTTCTTCAAAAACTGGCCATTTGGAAGACACAACCGAACCGAGGAAGGATCTCACGGACATGATGGCCGCCGCCATCCCTTTGGCAAGTTCCCAGGACGCTGGGGATCACATGAAAgcgaggaagaagaggaggagcagcagcagcagcaggagTCAACAACTAGGGAAAATGCAACCCCATCTTCCCCATCGGACGTGATAACACCATCCTCCCAACCGGAAGTGATTGAGATTGCaatcaatgacaatgaaataGATACTAATGTCATCGGACAACtgtaa
- the LOC135154223 gene encoding serine/threonine-protein phosphatase 1 regulatory subunit 10-like, protein MELKATVILAILAALAMSANARRGDRGGMGPGRERGEGRFGGRPDGVPMGGPRRGGGGMMDGRRFDGPGLGLGAPQRDQRRQFGGPMVGGRRSDGPFRGSRPEGVGRPFFGQDGTRRDGGEEETADASKESKSIFDRFGLGPLFRGQSRDRGRLQDQGGQHNDNSEEDGGHRHHHHRYHPHHHHHRHNHTEGQRPHNKTGNYPHRHHNKTGDGDWDGPRFQMRPFRFFKNWPFGRHNRTEEGSHGHDGRRHPFGKFPGRWGSHESEEEEEEQQQQQESTTRENATPSSPSDVITPSSQPEVIEIAINDNEIDTNVIGQL, encoded by the exons ATGGAGTTGAAAGCAACTGTGATCCTTGCTATCCTGGCTGCACTTGCTATGTCAG CTAATGCACGAAGAGGTGATCGTGGAGGTATGGGGccagggagagagaggggagagggtCGTTTCGGAGGAAGACCTGACGGAGTGCCAATGGGAGGGCCAAGGCGAGGAGGTGGTGGAATGATGGATGGAAGGAGGTTTGATGGCCCCGGGTTGGGGCTTGGTGCCCCTCAGAGGGACCAACGAAGACAATTTGGTGGTCCGATGGTTGGTGGAAGAAGATCTGACGGTCCTTTCCGTGGCTCCAGACCTGAAGGAGTTGGAAGACCTTTCTTCGGTCAAGACGGAACCAGACGTGATGGTGGAGAAGAAGAAACCGCAGATGCCTCCAAAGAGTCTAAATCAATCTTTGATCGTTTTGGACTCGGTCCGCTTTTTAGAGGACAATCACGAGATCGGGGTCGTCTTCAGGATCAAGGAGGTCAGCATAACGACAACAGCGAAGAGGATGGAggtcatcgtcaccatcaccatcgctaccacccccaccatcatcaccaccgtcatAATCATACTGAAGGCCAACGCCCTCACAACAAGACGGGAAATTACCCACATCGTCATCACAACAAGACCGGAGACGGGGATTGGGACGGACCAAGATTCCAGATGAGGCCTTTCCGGTTCTTCAAAAACTGGCCATTTGGAAGACACAACCGAACCGAGGAAGGATCTCACGGACATGATGGCCGCCGCCATCCCTTTGGCAAGTTCCCAGGACGCTGGGGATCACATGAAAgcgaggaagaagaggaggagcagcagcagcagcaggagTCAACAACTAGGGAAAATGCAACCCCATCTTCCCCATCGGACGTGATAACACCATCCTCCCAACCGGAAGTGATTGAGATTGCaatcaatgacaatgaaataGATACTAATGTCATCGGACAACtgtaa